From Juglans regia cultivar Chandler chromosome 6, Walnut 2.0, whole genome shotgun sequence, the proteins below share one genomic window:
- the LOC108997991 gene encoding nuclear transcription factor Y subunit B-4-like has product MADNRGNNLSIREGFKYHFDGASSTASGEDAPMKEQDQLQLPIANVGRIMKQILPPNAKISKEAKETVQECVSEFISFVTGEASDKCHREKRKTVNGDDICCAMATLGFDDYGEPLRRYLEKYRELEEERAQQGKFCNSTEENNMKHGLVNVGTFGG; this is encoded by the exons ATGGCTGATAACAGGGGCAATAACTTAAGCATTAGGGAAGGATTTAAGTACCATTTCGATGGTGCTAGCAGTACTGCTTCGGGTGAAGATGCGCCCATGAAAGAGCAAGATCAGTTGCAGCTCCCCATAGCTAATGTTGGGAGGATCATGAAGCAGATTCTTCCTCCAAACGCCAAAATCTCCAAGGAAGCCAAAGAAACCGTGCAAGAGTGTGTTTCCGAGTTCATCAGCTTTGTTACTGGAGAAGCCTCGGACAAGTGTCACAGGGAGAAGCGCAAGACAGTGAACGGGGATGATATCTGTTGTGCCATGGCAACCCTAGGATTTGATGACTATGGAGAGCCGTTGAGAAGGTATTTGGAAAAGTATAGGGAGTTGGAAGAGGAGAGAGCCCAACAAGGCAAGTTCTGCAACAGTACTGAAGAAAACAACATGAAGCATG GTTTGGTAAATGTGGGTACGTTTGGTGGTTGA
- the LOC108997955 gene encoding potassium transporter 19-like, translating into MHFRVKLDFPRFAGEDPIVWLDRAKQYFATQEIQGRKKVLLASYHLEGEANQWWQWYNRSHDGKTISWHKLQRHDSLDIESSLFPGHDSKGGKKAVKWSVILHLAFQSIGVVYGDIGTSPLYVYASTFTDGIKDNDDILGVLSLIFYTLTLIPLFKYVLIVLQANDNGEGGTFALYSLICRYAKVSLIPNQQAEDADLSNYQMELPNKGLQRASRLKSRLEKSNFAKYFLLFASMLGTSMVIGDGVLTPCISVLSAVDGIKIKAPHAMTEDRIVWISAAILVLLFMVQRFGTDKVGYSFAPIICVWFALIGGIGVYNFIIYDPTVAKAINPKYIVDYFRRNKKAAWVSLGGIVLAITGTEALFADVGHFTVRSIQISMCCVTYPALVLAYTGQASFLRKHNELVEHTFYKSIPGDLFWPMFLVAVMASIIASQAMISGTFSIIQQSLSLGCFPRVKVLHTSAKYEGQVYIPEINYLLMVACVAVTLGFRTTAKIGNAYGIAVVFVMTLTSTFLVLVMIIIWKTHISLVIFYILIIGSVELLYLSSTLYKFNQGGYLPLAFAAVLIAVMYVWNYVFRAKYYYESEHKVSPEKLKEIAAGNSFCRIPGVAIFYSELVQGIPPIFERYVANVPTLHSVLVFVSFKSLPISKIPVEERFLFRRVEPMELNVFRCVVRYGYTDVHTEEEPFEKLLMERLKTFIEEKRQQDQAVEREVEAVDKAWHAGIVHLIGETEVVASRGASVIKRVMVDYAYDFMKRNLRQSAKTTFDIPHKRMLKVGMTYEL; encoded by the exons ATGCATTTTCGCGTGAAGCTTGATTTTCCTCGTTTTGCAGGTGAGGACCCCATTGTCTGGCTTGACCGAGCTAAACAATATTTTGCAACTCAGGAAATTCAGGGCAGGAAGAAGGTGCTGCTCGCTTCCTACCATCTTGAGGGTGAAGCAaaccaatggtggcaatggTATAACCGGTCTCATGACGGGAAGACTATCTCGTGGCATAA GTTACAGAGACATGACTCTCTGGACATCGAGTCCAGCTTGTTTCCAGGCCATGACTCCAAGG GGGGGAAAAAGGCTGTGAAATGGTCAGTGATATTGCATCTAGCATTCCAAAGTATTGGCGTGGTGTACGGGGACATTGGAACGTCTCCACTGTACGTGTATGCGAGCACCTTCACAGATGGCATCAAGGACAACGATGACATCTTGGGAGTTCTTTCTCTCATCTTTTATACTCTCACCTTGATTCCTCTCTTCAAATATGTCTTGATTGTCTTACAGGCCAACGATAATGGcgaag GAGGGACGTTTGCCTTGTACTCTCTCATATGCCGGTATGCCAAGGTAAGTTTGATACCCAATCAGCAGGCCGAGGACGCTGACTTGTCAAATTACCAGATGGAGTTGCCAAACAAAGGTCTACAGAGGGCATCGAGGCTCAAGTCCAGGCTAGAGAAGAGCAACTTTGCTAAGTACTTCCTCTTGTTTGCCTCAATGCTTGGTACTTCCATGGTGATAGGGGACGGCGTTCTCACTCCCTGTATTTCAG TTTTATCGGCTGTTGATGGGATTAAGATAAAGGCCCCACATGCAATGACAGAAG ATAGGATTGTTTGGATATCAGCGGCGATCTTGGTGCTACTATTCATGGTACAAAGATTTGGAACAGACAAAGTGGGCTACAGCTTTGCTCCGATCATCTGCGTTTGGTTTGCCTTAATCGGTGGCATTGGCGTTTACAATTTCATCATATACGATCCAACTGTTGCTAAAGCCATAAATCCAAAGTACATCGTAGATTATTTTCGGAGGAATAAAAAAGCTGCTTGGGTTTCCCTTGGTGGTATTGTACTCGCTATAACAG GAACTGAGGCATTATTTGCGGACGTTGGTCACTTTACAGTTCGTTCAATTCAAATAAGCATGTGCTGTGTGACCTATCCGGCTCTCGTATTGGCATACACTGGACAAGCCTCCTTCCTTAGAAAGCACAACGAACTTGTTGAACACACCTTTTACAAGTCTATACCAG GGGATTTGTTTTGGCCAATGTTTTTGGTGGCCGTAATGGCATCAATCATAGCAAGTCAAGCCATGATTTCAGGAACTTTCTCTATAATCCAACAATCCCTGTCACTAGGATGTTTCCCTCGGGTGAAAGTGCTGCATACCTCGGCTAAGTATGAAGGACAAGTTTACATACCTGAAATCAATTATCTTCTTATGGTGGCTTGTGTGGCAGTCACTTTAGGTTTCAGGACCACTGCTAAGATTGGCAATGCCTATG GGATAGCGGTGGTTTTTGTGATGACCCTCACGTCGACCTTCCTAGTGCTAGTCATGATCATAATATGGAAAACCCACATCTCTCTCGTAATTTTCTACATTCTGATTATTGGCAGTGTAGAACTTCTCTATCTAAGTTCAACTCTCTACAAATTTAACCAAGGAGGATATCTTCCCCTAGCCTTTGCCGCAGTCCTAATAGCTGTAATGTATGTCTGGAATTATGTCTTCCGAGCAAAGTACTATTATGAATCTGAGCACAAAGTCTCTCCAGAGAAACTAAAGGAAATAGCTGCTGGCAACAGCTTTTGTCGAATCCCTGGGGTAGCCATTTTCTACTCTGAGCTTGTTCAGGGCATCCCACCAATCTTCGAGCGCTACGTGGCGAACGTGCCAACTTTGCACTCAGTCCTAGTCTTCGTCTCCTTCAAATCGCTTCCAATAAGCAAGATCCCAGTTGAAGAACGTTTTCTTTTTCGTCGAGTAGAGCCTATGGAGCTTAATGTCTTTAGATGTGTCGTGAGATATGGATACACCGATGTGCACACTGAGGAGGAGCCCTTCGAGAAGCTCTTGATGGAAAGGCTGAAGACgtttattgaagaaaaaaggCAACAAGATCAGGCAGTGGAGAGAGAGGTTGAGGCTGTCGACAAGGCATGGCATGCAGGTATTGTTCACTTGATTGGGGAGACTGAGGTGGTCGCCAGCAGGGGAGCCAGTGTAATCAAAAGAGTTATGGTAGATTATGCTTACGATTTCATGAAGAGAAATTTGAGACAGAGTGCTAAAACGACGTTTGATATTCCTCACAAACGTATGCTGAAAGTGGGCATGACATATGAACTTTAG